In one Nicotiana sylvestris chromosome 8, ASM39365v2, whole genome shotgun sequence genomic region, the following are encoded:
- the LOC104236321 gene encoding zinc finger CCCH domain-containing protein 18, which translates to MAEEEEERAVLERELELQVEEQRDALHSLAQALSSDPSNPELLEVHEELVQSIKDAEEGLLHLKRARLLLEVDAIHCPIKEPADVVVEPLDPTEVKTEPLVDEEYSVGSKCRFRNNDGRWYNGLVVGLEGSRSAKICFLNPTSENMVMCKFFLQQRCRFGSSCRLSHGINIPISSLKKYIPMKWDPSLAGSSIWALSDSKVGLWKEAELECWDEKLNLGHVVFRDDGSSAMLGAENIELSELAEASDEEESYSGSEESDSSDYEDDSSQGLGFVESTALQRGVQTETTLFTKWENHTRGIASRMMANMGYREGMGLGASGQGMVDPIPVKVLPRKQSLDHAVGNQKAVDENKGKKSRGGKRKREKKFAAAARAAKEEEESRPDVFTLINNQLAVHGETTNNSAVKRQQSNTNKEEKKEDRRALVAYDDEIKELRIRAQKLEEMMQRNRNEKLVYEAAMRKLNETRKAIASAEAAHASASNAVHSKEKEKRWLKF; encoded by the exons ATGGCGGAGGAGGAGGAAGAGAGAGCAGTATTGGAAAGGGAGTTGGAGCTTCAGGTGGAAGAGCAGAGAGACGCCCTCCACTCTCTCGCTCAAGCCCTTTCCTCTGATCCTTCAAATCCCGAACTCCTTGAG gtacATGAGGAGCTTGTTCAGTCTATAAAAGATGCTGAGGAAGGTCTCCTCCACCTAAAACGAGCCAGGTTGTTGCTAGAGGTTGATGCTATACATTGTCCCATAAAAGAACCTGCTGATGTTGTGGTGGAGCCTCTTGATCCGACAGAAGTTAAAACAGAACCACTAGTGGATGAAGAGTATTCTGTTGGATCAAAATGTAGATTCCGCAACAATGACGGAAGGTGGTATAATGGCCTAGTCGTGGGGTTGGAGGGTTCTCGTTCTGCCAAAATTTGTTTCCTTAATCCAACATCTGAAAACATGGTG ATGTGCAAGTTCTTTCTACAGCAGCGATGTCGATTTGGTAGTAGTTGCCGCTTATCACACG GTATCAACATTCCAATATCCTCATTAAAGAAGTATATCCCTATGAAATGGGATCCATCACTTGCGGGTTCCAGTATCTGGGCTCTCTCAGATAGCAAAGTTGGCCTTTGGAAAGAAGCTGAACTTGAGTGTTGGGATGAAAAGCTTAATTTGGGTCACGTTGTTTTCCGTGATGATGGAAGTTCTGCTATGCTTGGAGCTGAAAATATTGAACTGTCCGAACTTGCTGAGGCTAGTGATGAAGAAGAGAGTTACTCAGGTTCCGAAGAATCTGATTCTAGTGACTATGAAGATGATAGTTCACAAGGGTTAGGATTTGTTGAAAGCACAGCCCTGCAGCGTGGGGTCCAGACAGAAACGACACTGTTTACGAAGTGGGAGAATCACACACGCGGCATAGCTTCCAGGATGATGGCAAACATGGGGTACCGTGAAGGAATGGGTTTAGGCGCATCTGGACAGGGAATGGTGGATCCTATTCCCGTGAAAGTTCTCCCACGAAAACAATCTCTTGACCATGCTGTTGGAAACCAGAAAGCTGTAGATGAAAACAAGGGTAAGAAAAGTAGGGGTGGTAAGAGGAAACGCGAGAAGAAATTTGCAGCAGCAGCTCGTGctgcaaaagaagaagaggaatcaaGACCAGATGTGTTTACTCTTATCAATAATCAGCTTGCAGTGCATGGAGAAACCACTAATAATAGCGCAGTAAAGAGGCAGCAAAGTAACACAAATAAGGAAGAGAAGAAAGAAGATAGGAGGGCTCTGGTTGCATATGATGATGAGATAAAAGAGTTGAGGATACGAGCTCAGAAACTGGAAGAAATGATGCAGCGGAACAGGAATGAGAAACTGGTTTATGAAGCTGCTATGAGGAAGCTAAATGAAACTCGAAAAGCTATAGCCAGTGCTGAAGCTGCTCATGCTTCTGCATCTAATGCAGTTCATagcaaggaaaaagaaaagagatggCTGAAATTTTAG